In Trifolium pratense cultivar HEN17-A07 linkage group LG7, ARS_RC_1.1, whole genome shotgun sequence, a genomic segment contains:
- the LOC123895848 gene encoding zinc finger MYM-type protein 1-like, whose amino-acid sequence MSIILRCVDFSSSPIQVVEYFLEFLIVDDTTGKSLFDVIMNELNVLGLDISNLRGQGYDNGSNMKGKHQGVQKRFLDVNPRAFYTPCGCHSLNLVLCDMANCCSKAITFFGVVQRIYTIFSSSPKRWKILLDHIPSLTLKSLSQTRWESRIESVKAIRFQTSEIRDALLKLTEVNDEPRIKSEAECLATYELGKFEFLLGMIIWYEILFAVNTVSKHFQSKNMRMDVAIEQLKGLISFFEKYREDGFENAMISAKEIASEMDIEPKFREKRIIHRKKRFDESVDNEVSKTPEESFKSDYFLYILDHAITSFQSRFEQFKIYQDIFGFLFSIEKLRSLEIENLKECCLNLECSLKHNDNSDIDGLDLFSELKILREIIHVENDTPIDILNYIIRMNSFTNAFVAYRIMLTIHVTVASAERSFSKLKLIKSYLRSTMSQQRLNGLALLAIEKEMLTEIDYNSLINDFASQKARKVNF is encoded by the coding sequence ATGTCTATTATATTACGATGTGTTGATTTTTCTTCATCCCCAATACAAGtagttgaatattttttagaatttttaatagtAGATGATACAACCGGAAAAAGTCTTTTTGATGTTATTATGAATGAACTAAATGTACTTGGTCTTGATATTAGTAACTTAAGAGGACAAGGTTATGATAACGGGTCTAATATGAAAGGAAAACATCAAGGTGTTCAAAAAAGATTTTTAGATGTTAATCCTAGAGCATTTTATACACCATGTGGTTGTCATAGTCTAAACTTGGTACTTTGTGATATGGCAAATTGTTGTTCCAAAGCTATAACATTTTTTGGAGTGGTGCAACGTATTTATacaatattttcttcttctcctaAAAGATGGAAAATTCTACTAGATCATATACCTAGCCTTACTTTGAAATCATTGTCACAAACACGTTGGGAAAGTCGTATTGAAAGTGTAAAAGCTATAAGATTCCAAACTTCAGAAATAAGAGATGCTTTATTGAAATTAACTGAAGTAAATGATGAACCTAGAATAAAAAGTGAAGCTGAATGTTTGGCAACTTATGAGCTTggaaagtttgaatttttgttaGGCATGATTATTTGGTATGAAATATTGTTCGCAGTAAACACAGTTAGTAAGCACTTTCAATCAAAGAATATGCGCATGGATGTTGCTATAGAGCAATTGAAAGGacttatttctttttttgaaaaatataggGAAGATGGTTTTGAAAATGCCATGATTTCTGCCAAAGAAATTGCTAGCGAAATGGATATAGAACCTAAGTTTCGTGAAAAGCGTATTATTCATAGAAAGAAACGATTTGATGAGAGTGTTGACAATGAAGTTTCAAAAACTCCTGAAGAATCATTTAAATCCGACTATTTTTTGTACATATTAGATCATGCAATTACATCATTTCAAAGTAGATTTgaacaatttaaaatatatcaagatatttttggttttctaTTTAGTATTGAGAAATTAAGGTCAttggaaattgaaaatttaaaagaatgTTGTCTTAACCTTGAATGTTCATTAAAACATAACGACAACTCTGATATTGATGGATTAGACTTATTTTCAGAATTGAAAATATTAAGAGAAATCATACATGTTGAAAATGATACACCAATTGATATACTTAACTATATAATAAGAATGAACTCCTTCACAAATGCATTTGTTGCTTATAGAATAATGTTAACGATTCATGTAACTGTTGCTTCCGCAGAAAgaagtttttcaaaattaaaattaataaaatcttATCTAAGATCAACAATGTCTCAACAAAGATTAAATGGATTGGCTTTATTAGCGATAGAAAAAGAAATGTTAACTGAAATTGATTATAATAGtttaataaatgattttgcATCTCAAAAAGCTcgaaaagtaaatttttaa
- the LOC123896978 gene encoding sugar transport protein 5-like: MAGGVFAVDRTPDTPINVSGKLTLSIIITCIVAASGGLLFGYDVGISGGVTTMVPFLQKFFPDILRKAAGAEVNMYCVYDSQVLTLFTSSLYLAGLVSSLIASKVTTIYGRRNVIIIGGCVFVAGGAINGGSENIPMLILGRILLGLGVGFTNQAAPLYLSEIAPPKWRGAFSTGFQFFLGVGVLAAGCINYGTAKHTWGWRLSLGLAVAPAAVMTIGAFLISDTPSSLVERGKIEQAKKALQKIRGSSVDIEPELEQLIKWTQIAKSVKQEPFKAIFKREYRPHLVMAFTIPFFQQITGITIVAFYSPNLFQSVGLGHDAALLSAIILGAVNLASILISTGAVDRFGRRILFITGGIVMIVCLLAVSILLAVVTGVHGTKDISKGNAILVLVLLCLYTAGFGWSWGPLTWLIPSEIFPINIRSTGQSIAIAVNFITVFVLSQTFLTMLCHFKFAAFLFYAGWCIVMTIFIIFFLPETKGIPLESMYVIWGKHWFWQRFVKGQDGQENNP, from the exons ATGGCTGGTGGAGTATTCGCTGTGGATAGAACACCAGATACCCCTATCAATGTTAGTGGCAAGTTAACACTCTCAATCATCATTACCTGTATTGTTGCTGCTTCTGGTGGCCTTCTTTTCGGATATGACGTCGGAATTTCAG GAGGTGTCACAACAATGGTACCATTTCTTCAAAAATTCTTTCCAGACATTCTAAGAAAGGCAGCTGGTGCCGAAGTGAACATGTATTGTGTGTATGACAGTCAAGTGTTGACATTATTTACGTCTTCTCTGTATCTAGCTGGGTTAGTGTCATCACTTATAGCTAGCAAAGTCACGACGATATACGGTCGGAGAAACGTCATCATAATTGGTGGTTGTGTGTTCGTTGCTGGTGGTGCTATAAACGGAGGTTCTGAAAATATTCCTATGCTTATCTTGGGTCGTATTCTTCTTGGGTTAGGGGTTGGTTTCACTAATCAA GCTGCACCGCTGTACCTATCTGAAATAGCTCCACCAAAATGGCGAGGCGCTTTCAGCACGGGGTTCCAATTCTTTCTAGGAGTTGGTGTACTTGCTGCAGGTTGCATTAACTATGGCACCGCCAAACACACATGGGGATGGAGACTCTCTCTAGGACTTGCAGTTGCCCCTGCAGCTGTTATGACTATTGGCGCCTTTCTCATAAGTGACACACCTAGCAGCTTGGTAGAACGTGGTAAAATAGAGCAAGCCAAAAAAGCCTTACAAAAAATTAGAGGATCCTCTGTTGATATTGAACCCGAACTAGAACAACTTATTAAGTGGACACAAATTGCAAAATCAGTAAAACAAGAGCCCTTTAAGGCCATATTCAAAAGAGAGTATCGACCTCACTTGGTCATGGCATTCACAATTCCGTTTTTCCAACAAATTACAGGGATTACTATTGTCGCTTTCTATTCACCTAACCTCTTTCAATCAGTTGGTTTGGGACACGATGCCGCTTTACTTTCTGCCATTATACTTGGAGCCGTTAACCTTGCTTCTATCCTTATCTCTACTGGTGCTGTTGATCGATTTGGTCGAAGAATCTTATTCATAACAGGGGGAATTGTCATGATTGTTTGCTTG CTTGCGGTGTCCATTCTGCTAGCAGTAGTTACTGGTGTTCATGGTACAAAAGACATATCAAAGGGCAATGCAATATTGGTATTGGTGTTATTGTGTCTCTACACTGCTGGTTTTGGTTGGTCATGGGGTCCTTTAACATGGCTAATTCCAAGTGAAATTTTCCCAATAAATATAAGAAGCACAGGACAAAGCATAGCTATTGCTGTAAATTTCATAACAGTGTTTGTGTTATCACAAACATTCTTGACAATGTTATGTCATTTTAAGTTTGCAGCTTTCTTGTTCTATGCTGGTTGGTGTATTGTGATGacaatttttatcatatttttcttgCCTGAGACTAAGGGAATTCCTTTGGAGTCAATGTATGTGATATGGGGTAAACATTGGTTTTGGCAACGGTTTGTTAAAGGACAAGATGGCCAAGAAAATAATCCATGA
- the LOC123896979 gene encoding sugar transport protein 5-like, translating into MAGGILPVDSTPISAINIDGKLTLSIIITCIVAASGGLLYGYDLGVSGGVTTMVPFLEKFFPDILRKAANTQVNMYCVYDSQVLTLFTSSLYLAGLVSSLAASKVTAAYGRRNVIIIGGILFLAGGAINGGAENIPMLILGRVLLGFGVGFTNQAAPLYLSETAPPKWRGSFSTGFQFFLGIGVVAAGCINFATSKHTWGWRVSLGLAVVPALVMTIGSFLITDTPNSLVERGKIEQARKALHKIRGSSIDIEPELEELIKFTQVAKSVKQEPFKTILKREYRPHLVMAFAIPFFQQLTGINIVAFYSPNLFQSIGLGHDGALISSIILGSVSLTSNLISAGIVDRFGRRILFITGGAVMLVNLIAVAIVLAVVSGVDGSKDISKGNAILVLVLLCLYTAGFGWSWGPLTWLIPSEIFPANIRTTGQSIAIAVQFIIIFVLSQTFLTMLCHFKFGAFVFYAFWVTVMTLFIIFFLPETKGIPLESMYTIWGKHWFWCRFVKGEDGQQNHP; encoded by the exons ATGGCTGGTGGGATTCTCCCTGTGGATAGTACACCAATTTCTGCCATCAATATTGATGGCAAGTTAACACTCTCAATCATTATTACCTGCATAGTTGCAGCATCCGGTGGCCTTCTTTATGGATATGATCTCGGAGTTTCag GTGGTGTTACAACTATGGTTCCATTTCTTGAAAAATTCTTTCCGGATATTCTACGAAAGGCAGCTAACACTCAAGTGAATATGTATTGTGTGTATGATAGTCAAGTGTTGACATTATTCACATCTTCTCTTTATCTTGCGGGATTAGTGTCTTCCCTTGCAGCTAGCAAAGTCACGGCGGCATATGGTCGGAGAAACGTCATTATAATAGGCGGTATTCTTTTCCTAGCTGGCGGTGCCATTAATGGTGGTGCCGAAAATATTCCCATGCTCATTCTGGGGCGGGTTCTTCTTGGGTTTGGGGTTGGATTCACTAATCAA GCAGCACCATTGTACCTTTCTGAAACTGCTCCCCCAAAATGGCGAGGTAGTTTTAGCACAGGTTTTCAATTCTTCTTGGGTATTGGCGTAGTCGCGGCGGGTTGCATAAACTTCGCCACATCAAAGCACACATGGGGATGGAGAGTCTCTCTCGGACTTGCAGTAGTGCCAGCACTTGTAATGACAATTGGTTCCTTCCTCATAACCGACACACCAAATAGCTTGGTGGAACGTGGTAAGATAGAGCAAGCCAGAAAAGCTCTACACAAAATTAGAGGATCCTCCATTGATATTGAACCCGAGTTAGAAGAACTTATTAAGTTTACACAAGTTGCAAAATCAGTGAAACAAGAACCCTTTAAGACCATATTAAAAAGGGAGTATCGGCCACATTTGGTGATGGCATTCGCAATCCCATTTTTTCAACAGCTCACAGGGATCAACATCGTCGCTTTTTATTCACCCAACCTCTTTCAATCTATTGGTTTGGGCCACGATGGCGCTTTAATTTCTTCCATTATACTTGGATCCGTTAGCCTTACTTCCAACCTTATCTCTGCCGGTATAGTTGATCGATTTGGTCgaagaattttatttataactGGGGGTGCTGTGATGCTTGTCAACTTG ATTGCTGTAGCAATTGTTCTAGCAGTGGTCAGTGGTGTTGATGGTTCAAAAGACATATCAAAGGGCAATGCAATATTGGTATTGGTGCTATTGTGTCTCTACACTGCTGGTTTTGGTTGGTCATGGGGCCCTTTAACATGGCTAATTCCAAGTGAAATTTTCCCAGCAAATATAAGAACCACCGGACAAAGCATAGCTATTGCAGTTCAattcataataatatttgtGCTATCACAAACATTTTTGACAATGTTATGTCACTTTAAGTTTGGAGCATTTGTGTTCTATGCTTTTTGGGTTACAGTGATGACCTTGTTTATAATCTTCTTCTTGCCGGAGACCAAAGGAATTCCTTTAGAGTCTATGTACACTATATGGGGTAAACATTGGTTTTGGTGTCGGTTTGTTAAAGGAGAAGATGGTCAACAAAATCATCCATGA
- the LOC123895847 gene encoding zinc finger MYM-type protein 5-like — MSTRKYESGYSKLKKRRRVEALIESQKGAMDKFVKTNNVNEQVNNVNQDENENREEVVVVQVNNIDDNDPHVNQDENENREEVVVELVNNINDNDPSENRQDSIDSDTHENREEVLEEPSQKNIYDPSQWTTIDTNLRDLLVENGPVKVTDIDFPRDAYARRFCSSLYLQHMSNGEKHERRWLVYSQNLDKVFCFCCKLFKTLPSTSKLAHEGSNDWRNNSAKLKSHEMGNEHIVNMSSWIDLEMRLLKIKQLTSMFKKELIEKENTGEIYYIESLRLLRLSGKIT; from the coding sequence atgtcaACTAGAAAATATGAATCGGGTTATTCGAAACTTAAAAAAAGGAGAAGAGTTGAAGCATTGATTGAATCACAAAAGGGGGCTATGGATAAATTTGTTAAAACAAACAACGTGAATGAACAAGTTAATAATGTAAACCAGGATGAAAATGAAAATCGAGAAGAGGTAGTTGTCGTACAAGTTAACAATATAGATGATAATGATCCTCATGTAAACCAGGATGAAAATGAAAACCGAGAAGAGGTAGTTGTCGAACTAGTTAacaatataaatgataatgatCCTAGTGAAAATAGGCAAGATTCTATTGATTCTGACACTCATGAAAACAGGGAAGAAGTATTAGAAGAAccatctcaaaaaaatatatatgaccCAAGTCAATGGACAACTATTGACACAAATTTGAGAGATTTATTAGTAGAGAATGGCCCTGTAAAAGTTACTGATATTGATTTTCCTAGAGATGCATATGCTAGACGTTTTTGTTCATCACTTTACCTTCAACATATGTCCAATGGAGAAAAGCATGAAAGAAGATGGTTGGTTTATTCTCAAAATTTGGATAAAGTGTTTTGCTTTTGTTGTAAATTATTTAAAACTCTTCCTAGTACAAGTAAATTAGCACATGAAGGTAGTAATGATTGGAGAAATAATAGTGCTAAGTTGAAGAGTCATGAGATGGGTAATGAGCATATTGTTAATATGAGTTCATGGATTGATTTAGAAATgagattattaaaaataaaacaattgacaAGCATGTTCAAGAAAGAATTAATAGAGAAAGAGAACACTGGAGAAATTTATTATATAGAATCATTGCGGTTGTTAAGGCTCTCGGGAAAAATAACTTAG
- the LOC123896977 gene encoding sugar transport protein 5-like: protein MAGGGFAIDAPSNGFDGKITLSVFITCIVAASSGLIFGYDVGISGGVTTMVPFLKKFFPDILKNAARTEKDMYCIYDSQMLTLFTSSLYLAALVSSLAASKVTATMGRRNTIMLGGAIFLVGAAINGGSENIAMLIFGRILLGFGVGFTSQATPLYLSEIAPPKWRGGFNTGYEFFIGIGVVAANCINYATAKHTWGWRLSLGLAVVPAAVMTIGAFLITDTPSSLVERGHIDQARKSLQKIRGSSIDIEPELEELTKWTQIAKSVQQESFMTIFERQYRPQLIMAFAIPFFQQLTGINIVAFYAPNLFQSVGLGNNGALLSAIILGLVNLASILVSTAFVDRFGRRFLFILGGILMLICLIAVSALLALVTGVDGTKDISKANAILVLVLLCFYTAGFASSWGPLAWLIPSEIFPLKIRTTGQSIAVGVQFICLFVLSQTFLTMFCHFKFGAFLFYAFWVAVMTLFIIFFLPETKGIALESMYIIWGKHWFWKRFVKEEVDKNNLP from the exons ATGGCTGGTGGAGGATTCGCCATTGATGCACCTTCCAATGGCTTTGATGGAAAGATAACACTCTCAGTTTTCATTACTTGTATCGTTGCTGCATCCAGTGGACTCATTTTTGGATATGATGTTGGGATTTCAg GAGGTGTGACAACAATGGTACCATTTCTCAAAAAGTTCTTCCCAGACATTCTGAAAAATGCAGCTCGTACTGAAAAAGACATGTATTGTATATATGACAGTCAAATGTTGACATTATTTACGTCTTCTTTGTATCTAGCTGCATTAGTGTCATCACTCGCAGCTAGCAAAGTCACTGCAACTATGGGACGAAGAAACACCATAATGCTAGGTGGTGCTATCTTTCTTGTTGGTGCTGCAATCAATGGTGGTTCTGAAAATATTGCCATGCTCATCTTTGGTCGTATCCTTCTTGGTTTTGGGGTTGGATTTACTTCTCAA GCGACTCCACTATACCTTTCAGAAATCGCTCCACCCAAATGGCGAGGTGGTTTCAACACAGGCTATGAATTCTTTATCGGAATTGGTGTGGTGGCAGCAAATTGCATAAATTATGCCACTGCCAAGCACACGTGGGGATGGCGACTCTCTCTTGGACTAGCAGTGGTGCCTGCAGCTGTGATGACAATTGGAGCCTTCCTTATAACTGACACACCTAGCAGCTTGGTTGAGCGTGGACATATAGACCAAGCCAGAAAATCATTGCAGAAAATCAGAGGATCCTCCATCGATATTGAACCCGAGTTAGAAGAACTGACTAAGTGGACACAAATTGCAAAATCAGTACAACAAGAGTCATTTATGACCATATTTGAGAGACAATATCGACCTCAATTGATTATGGCATTTGCAATTCCATTTTTCCAACAACTTACGGGGATCAACATTGTTGCTTTCTACGCACCTAACCTCTTTCAATCTGTTGGTTTGGGAAACAATGGTGCTTTACTTTCTGCCATAATTCTTGGACTAGTCAACCTCGCCTCTATACTAGTCTCCACTGCTTTTGTTGATCGGTTTGGTCGAAGATTCTTGTTCATTTTGGGTGGAATTCTAATGTTGATTTGTCTG ATTGCAGTTTCTGCATTGTTAGCTTTGGTGACTGGTGTTGATGGTACAAAGGACATATCAAAGGCAAATGCAATATTGGTATTGGTGTTACTATGTTTCTACACTGCTGGttttgcttcttcttggggCCCACTTGCCTGGCTAATTCCAAGTGAAATTTTCCCATTAAAAATCAGAACAACTGGACAAAGCATAGCTGTTGGTGTGCAATTCATATGCTTGTTTGTGTTATCACAAACATTCTTGACAATGTTTTGTCACTTTAAGTTTGGTGCTTTCTTGTTCTATGCATTTTGGGTTGCAGTGATGactctatttattattttcttcttaCCTGAGACCAAAGGAATTGCTTTGGAGTCAATGTACATCATATGGGGCAAACATTGGTTTTGGAAGCGGTTTGTTAAAGAAGAAGTTGACAAGAACAATCTTCCATGA